The bacterium genomic interval TGTTCTCCGTATATTGGGCAACCGTCGTGCCATATTCTCCCGGAAAATCCTCGAACCCAATCCACCGAGGCGAGAGGCGTTCCCAACCGCCAGAGGTATCTTTCGAGGAGAAACCAACCGAATTCGATCAATGTATCTGATCGCTCATTATTCCTCCCAAGAGTCGTGAGAGCGTGTTTCGTCCGACTCCACGTAGTTGTTTCCATGAAACTACAAGGCAAGCTCTGTGAATATTGTCACAAAAAGGAGCGTTGGAACAAGCGTGCAAACTCACACCGTTCCCGATTTGCGATGAGTTTCACACAATCGGCGAGTTCGGTTGCGCATTGACTTGACAATAGTTATACTTATTTATCGCACCACCTCGAAGGATCGAAGACGGAAGGGTTCCACCACGATTCGGTGCGTTACCGCCGCAGAATTTTAACGAAGTCCTGCGCAGTAATTCCAACTTTCCCACCAATTCGGATTTCCCTTAACGCTTTTTCATTTAGGAGACGGAATGGGCGAACCGAGCTTGGCAGTGCTATGTACGACCGCATTCGTGGCGGTTTTTATTCTTTTGGCGGTGCTGGCCGGATTGATGTATTTGATCATGCTGGTCTTTCCGGTTACGCGAAAGACCCTTGAGCCGGTGCATGTGGCGGCCATAACTTCAGCGGTGCAGGCGCTGGCGCCCGGCGCACGGGTTACACGAATCGAGGAGTTAAGATGATCTACGCGAAGAAGCGCAAGACGATCCGGGTGATGTTCACCCCCTTTCGCGACGGCTTGCAGAGCATGTTCGGCGGCAAGACGCGGGTGCAGGACATTCTCCCCGCCATGCAGGCCTCGGCCCGCGCGGGCATCCGCCACTTCGAGTTCGGCGGCGGCGCGCGCTATCAAGCACCCTATTTCTACTGCGCGGAAGACCCGTTCGAGACGATGAAGAAGATGCGTGATGCGGTGGGACCGGAAGCCGATCTGCAGATTCTCACCCGCTCGATCAGCGGCGTCACGCTCACCAATCAGAACATCAAGGCTCTACAGCTTCAGGCCAAGCTCCACAAGCAGTACGGAACGACCTGGGATCGCAACTTCGACTTCATGAACGACGTGGATTTGCTGGTGAAGACCGGCAAGCCCATTGTGGATTCGGGAATGCACCATCAGGTGTGCGTAGCCTTGATGGGTCTGCCGTTCAAGTCGGATAAAGCCCATACACCGGAGTTCTACATCGGCATCGCCAAGCGGATCATTGACAGCGGAGTTCATTTCGATTCGCTGTGCATGAAAGATGCCAGTGGAACGACTCCGCCGCAGATCGTGTTTGAAACAACCAAGGGCATCCGTCAGCTTCTGCCTCCCGAGATTCCCCTCTGGGCTCACACGCACGACACGGCCAGTACGGCGGTGGCCTGCTATATGGCGGCCATCGAAGGCGGAGCGGACGGAGTGGACTGTTCGGTCCGGCCACTGGCCAGCGGAACCGTGCAGCCCGACGTTCGCTCGATGGCTCACGGACTGAAGGGCACCGGCTACGAGCTCGATGTGGACGCGTCGAAGATGGACGAGATCGAGAAAATCCTCACCGACGGACTGAAGGATTACGAGTTCAATCCGGTGGTGACGTCGGCGGACGCGCGGGTGGTGGGTTTCCCGATGCCGGGCGGCGCGATCGGCCCCAACGTGCATATGATGGTCAAGGCGGGAATTCTCCACAAGTACGGCGACGTGCTGGCCGAGTTCCCGGTGGTCGTGGAAGCTGGCGGCGCGTGGACGAGCGTCACGCCGGGCAGTCAACAGTACTGGCTGCAAGCCTTCAACAACGTGCTCTACGGACGGTGGGCCAAGATTGATCCGGGCTACGGCAAGTCGGTCTTGGGCTACTTCGGCACGACGCCGCTGCCGCCCGATCCAAGCGTCGTGAAGATCGCCTCCGAACAATTGAAGCTCGAACCGCTCAAGGGAGTGGATCCGCTCGACGCCGCGCCCGACATCCTGCCGAAGGCGAAAGAAGAACTGGCCAAGCGCAACCTCCCGACCGATGAGAAGTCGGTGTTCCTCGTGGCGGCGGCGATGGTTCCGGGAAAGAACATCGAGCTCAACGAAGGTATCAAGCTGCTCGAAGGCACCGCCAAGATTGACTTGCCATTGAAGAAAAAAGAGGAACCGAAAGCGGCGCCGGCCGCTCCGCCTCCGCCCGCAGCGGTGGCGGCGACTCCACCGATCTTCGTGTCGGGGCCCGTCACCACCAACGTCCAAGTGGTGGAGAACGGCGTGCGACGGGATTTCCACGTCACTGTGGAGTTTCCTTCGGCGGCGCTG includes:
- a CDS encoding biotin attachment protein, producing the protein MIYAKKRKTIRVMFTPFRDGLQSMFGGKTRVQDILPAMQASARAGIRHFEFGGGARYQAPYFYCAEDPFETMKKMRDAVGPEADLQILTRSISGVTLTNQNIKALQLQAKLHKQYGTTWDRNFDFMNDVDLLVKTGKPIVDSGMHHQVCVALMGLPFKSDKAHTPEFYIGIAKRIIDSGVHFDSLCMKDASGTTPPQIVFETTKGIRQLLPPEIPLWAHTHDTASTAVACYMAAIEGGADGVDCSVRPLASGTVQPDVRSMAHGLKGTGYELDVDASKMDEIEKILTDGLKDYEFNPVVTSADARVVGFPMPGGAIGPNVHMMVKAGILHKYGDVLAEFPVVVEAGGAWTSVTPGSQQYWLQAFNNVLYGRWAKIDPGYGKSVLGYFGTTPLPPDPSVVKIASEQLKLEPLKGVDPLDAAPDILPKAKEELAKRNLPTDEKSVFLVAAAMVPGKNIELNEGIKLLEGTAKIDLPLKKKEEPKAAPAAPPPPAAVAATPPIFVSGPVTTNVQVVENGVRRDFHVTVEFPSAALASPAVAAAPAVETKTLTATKSIPVFSPFDGDAPVVELNVKKGDIIVKGQTLGAVEAMKANHHFKSPVAGVVDEVFVRIGDEVGAGKPILSIREG